A part of Ammospiza caudacuta isolate bAmmCau1 chromosome 7, bAmmCau1.pri, whole genome shotgun sequence genomic DNA contains:
- the LOC131559697 gene encoding cytochrome P450 4F3-like codes for MAVATALGSLGAVALGTFVVALLLRWLWDALVAVTRFRATCRQLNKFPIPPWRNWLLGHTGMGQSTEEGLQQVDTLVAQYCHGCLWWGLPWLPVLRLFHPSTLRPILSASAFVAPKDKIFYGFLKPWLGEGLLLSDGQRWARHRRLLMPAFHGDVLRNYLGIFNQSTRVLLAKWAAAAEAAGGGPVELEVLQPLSLLTLDTLQKCIFSHESHCQEQPSEYIQAILELSSLVVRRQFQPLLHPWWLYSLSSDGRRFARACATVHAFTADVVQRRRQALACLGHQAWLDGHQGRSRDFIDLLLLTKDENGHTLSDEDIAAEADTFMFEGHDTTASGLAWLFYNLASHPEHQERCRQEVQELLAGRDTADIEWEDLSQLPFITMCIKESLRLHPPVTAVSRRCTEDIPLRDGRVIPKGVICLMSIYGTHHNPDLWPEPEVFNPLRFSPENSKERSPSSFIPFSAGPRNCIGQSFAMAEMKVVVALTLSRFMLRRDNARPPPRRKPELILRAEDGLWLLLEPLVGGPE; via the exons ATGGCGGTGGCCACGGCGCTAGGTTCCCTGGGTGCGGTGGCCCTGGGCACCTTCGtggtggccctgctgctgcGGTGGCTCTGGGATGCGCTGGTGGCTGTCACCCGATTCCGAGCCACTTGTCGCCAGCTGAACAAGTTTCCCATCCCGCCCTGGCGTAATTGGTTGCTGGGACACACCGGCATG ggccagagcaCAGAGGAAGGCCTACAGCAGGTGGACACCTTGGTGGCCCAGTACTGTCATGGCTGCCTCTGGTGGGGACttccctggctgcctgtgctgcGCCTCTTCCACCCCAGCACCCTCCGGCCAATCCTCAGTGCCTCAG CTTTCGTGGCCCCCAAGGACAAAATTTTCTACGGCTTCCTCAAGCCCTGGCTGG gagaggggctgctgctgagtgaTGGGCAGCGCTGGGCGCGGCACCGGCGACTCCTGATGCCCGCCTTCCATGGGGATGTGCTCCGGAATTACCTGGGAATCTTCAACCAGAGCACCCGCGTGCTGCTC gcCAAGTgggcggcagcagcagaggcagctggtgGGGGGCCAGTGGAGTtggaggtgctgcagcccctgagcctcctcacCCTGGACACACTCCAGAAGTGCATCTTCAGCCACGAGAGCCACTGCCAGGA GCAGCCCAGTGAGTACATCCAGGCCATCCTGGAGCTGAGCTCGTTGGTGGTCCGGCGCCAATTCCAGCCACTTCTCCACCCCTGGTGGCTCTACAGCCTCTCCTCTGATGGCCGGCGCTTTGCCCGTGCCTGTGCCACTGTCCACGCCTTCACTGCTGATGTGGTGCAGCGCCGGCGCCAGGCACTCGCCTGCCTGGGCCACCAGGCCTGGCTGGATGGCCACCAGGGACGCAGCAGGGACTTCATCGACCTCCTGCTGCTCaccaag GACGAGAATGGCCACACCCTGTCGGATGAGGACATCGCGGCTGAGGCTGACACCTTCATGTTTGAGG gcCATGACACCACGGCCAGTGGCCTGGCATGGCTCTTCTACAACCTGGCCAGCCATCCTGAGCACCAGGAGCGATGCCGCCAGGAGGtacaggagctcctggctggcCGGGACACTGCAGACATTGAATG GGAGGATCTGTCCCAGCTGCCCTTCATCACCATGTGCATCAAGGAGAGCCTGcggctgcaccctcctgtcactgctgtgtcccGGCGCTGCACCGAGGACATCCCCCTGCGCGATGGCCGTGTCATCCCCAAGG GGGTCATCTGCCTGATGAGCATCTACGGGACCCACCACAACCCAGACCTCTGGCCCGAGCCTGAG GTGTTCAATCCTCTGAGGTTCAGTCCGGAGAACAGCAAGGAACGGTCTCCGTCATCCTTCATCCCCTTCTCTGCTGGGCCCAG GAACTGCATCGGGCAGAGCTTTGCCATGGCTGAGATGAAGGTGGTAGTGGCATTGACACTGTCCCGGTTCATGCTGCGGAGAGACAACGCGAGGCCGCCCCCACGCCGCAAGCCCGAGCTGATCCTGCGTGCCGAGGacgggctctggctgctgctggagccactGGTGGGAGGGCCTGAATGA